In Trichocoleus desertorum NBK24, the following are encoded in one genomic region:
- a CDS encoding IS4 family transposase, with protein sequence MPEFYQTHLRSCLSRAQFLLLLLVIQLLQTLKTIKLESLAANLPIPIQSASRLRKLKRFLSLSELSFERLWHPILIEQLHEIHAPGASIYVALDRTQWKQTNLLVLSWVQSGRAIPIYWIELSHLGSSNFKEQKKVLLKALQPLKEYKVVVLGDREFCAIKLARWLSHQSVYFCLRLRCHEYLQRWDGDWQQLKQLGLKPGMQAFFRGVNVTKTHQASGFQVAACWRGKYRGKVAKEGWFLLTNLSSLQAATRAYAKRMGIEQMFRDCKSGGYHLEGTGLKGNRLIALLLVLTLAYGAATFVGQKLRQRGVAHYIARPSQSPRSHPRHSHFYTGLYAYGWVNFADTCADLVNALLQLSLGKRPFYQRGQRAMSLIRSTL encoded by the coding sequence ATGCCTGAATTCTACCAAACTCATCTGCGCTCCTGCCTCAGTCGGGCTCAATTTCTCCTACTCCTGTTGGTGATTCAACTCTTACAAACCCTCAAAACGATCAAGCTCGAATCTCTGGCCGCGAATCTACCAATCCCGATTCAAAGCGCAAGCCGTCTACGGAAGTTAAAACGCTTTTTGAGTTTAAGCGAGTTAAGTTTTGAACGCCTCTGGCACCCAATTCTGATTGAACAGTTACACGAGATTCATGCACCCGGTGCGAGCATCTATGTTGCCCTAGACCGCACGCAATGGAAGCAAACGAATTTATTAGTACTCAGTTGGGTGCAATCCGGTCGAGCCATTCCGATTTACTGGATAGAACTATCGCATCTCGGGAGCAGCAACTTTAAGGAACAAAAGAAGGTATTACTCAAGGCGTTGCAACCTCTGAAAGAGTACAAAGTCGTGGTTCTAGGCGACCGTGAGTTTTGTGCAATCAAACTCGCTCGATGGCTGAGCCACCAAAGCGTCTACTTTTGTTTGCGCTTGCGCTGTCATGAATATTTGCAGCGTTGGGATGGCGATTGGCAACAATTGAAGCAGTTGGGGTTGAAGCCTGGAATGCAGGCATTTTTTCGTGGAGTCAATGTCACAAAAACGCATCAAGCCAGTGGCTTTCAAGTAGCCGCTTGTTGGCGAGGCAAATACCGAGGCAAAGTCGCTAAAGAAGGGTGGTTCTTGTTAACCAACCTGTCATCCTTGCAAGCGGCAACTCGAGCCTATGCCAAGCGCATGGGCATTGAGCAAATGTTCAGAGATTGTAAAAGCGGAGGTTACCACCTGGAGGGAACCGGACTCAAAGGCAATCGCTTAATTGCCTTGTTGTTAGTCCTGACTTTGGCCTATGGAGCGGCAACTTTTGTGGGACAAAAACTGCGTCAACGAGGAGTGGCTCATTACATTGCTCGTCCCTCCCAATCGCCACGAAGTCACCCGAGACATAGCCATTTTTATACGGGTTTGTATGCCTATGGCTGGGTTAACTTTGCCGACACCTGTGCGGATTTAGTGAATGCCTTATTGCAACTGAGCCTTGGA